From the Clostridiales bacterium FE2011 genome, one window contains:
- a CDS encoding uracil-xanthine permease, giving the protein MNLVYKVNDKPKFGQLIVFALQQLLAILAATIAVPSIVGNGMSQSAALFGAGVGTIVYLLFTKFKSPVFLGSSFAFLGSMFAAFGGAASTAVGYAGLVIGAVFAGLVYVIIAIIVKYAGVAWVRKLMPAVVIGPTVAIIGLSLAGNAIGDALKGAVLDNGTYIMNTQGWVSLICALVTLLTVVFCSVKGKKMMKLIPFIIGIVAGYIVALIFTLIGNASGNDALKVLDFTAFSSMKWVPEFTFIKAFEGFQTITAKYILSIAVAYVPVAFVVFAEHIADHKNLSTIIDQDLLEEPGLHRTLLGDGIGSMAGAFFGGCPNTTYGESVGCVAITGNASVITILCTAIIAIAASFFAPFVTFLSTIPSCVMGGVCITLYGFIAVSGLKMLQPVDLNDNRNLFTASVILIAGIGGMTLKIGSVTITEIACALILGIIVNLLFNRPAKNDQ; this is encoded by the coding sequence ATGAATCTGGTCTACAAGGTCAATGACAAACCCAAGTTCGGTCAGCTGATCGTCTTCGCGCTCCAGCAGCTGCTTGCGATCCTGGCTGCGACCATCGCCGTCCCCAGCATTGTTGGCAACGGCATGAGCCAGAGCGCCGCCCTTTTCGGCGCCGGCGTCGGTACGATTGTCTACCTGCTCTTCACCAAGTTCAAGAGCCCTGTGTTCCTTGGTTCCAGTTTTGCATTCCTCGGTTCCATGTTTGCCGCTTTCGGCGGCGCTGCCTCCACCGCGGTTGGCTATGCCGGCCTGGTGATCGGTGCCGTTTTCGCCGGTCTGGTTTATGTGATCATCGCCATCATCGTCAAGTATGCCGGTGTTGCCTGGGTCCGTAAGCTCATGCCCGCTGTCGTTATCGGCCCTACCGTTGCCATCATCGGATTGTCCCTGGCCGGCAACGCCATCGGCGATGCCCTGAAGGGTGCTGTGCTGGATAACGGCACTTATATCATGAATACCCAGGGCTGGGTCAGCCTGATCTGCGCCCTTGTCACCCTGCTGACGGTTGTCTTCTGCTCCGTCAAGGGAAAGAAAATGATGAAGCTGATTCCCTTCATTATCGGTATTGTTGCCGGCTACATTGTTGCCCTCATCTTCACCCTGATCGGCAACGCTTCCGGCAATGACGCACTGAAAGTGCTCGATTTCACCGCTTTCAGCTCCATGAAATGGGTTCCTGAATTCACCTTCATCAAGGCCTTCGAAGGTTTCCAGACCATCACGGCCAAGTATATCCTCTCCATCGCGGTTGCCTATGTTCCCGTAGCCTTCGTGGTTTTCGCCGAGCATATTGCAGACCATAAGAACCTGTCCACCATCATCGATCAGGATCTGCTCGAGGAGCCCGGCCTCCATCGCACCCTGCTGGGCGACGGTATCGGCTCCATGGCCGGTGCCTTCTTCGGCGGCTGCCCCAACACCACTTACGGTGAGTCCGTCGGCTGCGTGGCCATCACCGGCAATGCTTCCGTCATCACGATCCTGTGCACCGCGATCATTGCCATCGCTGCCAGCTTCTTTGCTCCCTTCGTAACCTTCCTGAGCACGATTCCCAGCTGCGTCATGGGCGGCGTCTGCATCACCCTGTACGGCTTCATCGCTGTTTCCGGTCTGAAGATGCTCCAGCCTGTTGACCTGAACGACAACCGCAACCTGTTCACCGCTTCCGTGATCCTGATTGCCGGTATCGGCGGCATGACGCTGAAGATCGGTTCTGTCACGATTACCGAAATCGCCTGCGCTCTGATCCTCGGTATCATCGTGAACCTGCTTTTCAACCGCCCCGCGAAAAACGATCAGTAA
- a CDS encoding zinc-ribbon domain containing protein: protein MYEDKTLTCRDCGNEFVFSASEQEFFAQKGFQNEPTRCPACRAARRAQNGNGGAPRQMFTVICDGCGCETQVPFQPRGDRPVYCRDCFEAQRQNRF, encoded by the coding sequence ATGTACGAAGACAAGACTCTGACCTGTCGTGACTGCGGCAACGAATTCGTTTTCTCTGCCAGTGAGCAGGAATTCTTTGCCCAGAAGGGCTTCCAGAATGAGCCCACCCGCTGCCCTGCCTGCCGCGCTGCCCGTCGGGCCCAGAACGGCAATGGCGGTGCTCCCCGGCAGATGTTCACCGTGATCTGCGACGGCTGCGGCTGCGAAACCCAGGTTCCCTTCCAGCCCCGCGGAGATCGTCCCGTGTACTGCCGTGACTGCTTCGAAGCACAGCGTCAGAACCGGTTCTGA
- a CDS encoding phospho-sugar mutase: MTLMEKYESWMNCSAMTEELLSELRSMDQDQINDSFYRDLAFGTGGLRGVLGAGTNRMNLFTVMKATRGLARYLLDTFSNPSCAVSCDSRIHSRDFAELTAAVLAECGVKVWLYPRLQPTPMLSFAVRHLSASAGVMVTASHNPAKFNGYKVYGADGCQITLEAADLIQKKISEQPDLSDSLPSFEKHLAAGTIRYINDETIEAYYQAVLSLRARPASEHLHVVYSPLNGAGNVPVREILKRLGNIRVDIVTEQELPDGHFPTCPYPNPEIREAMNLAIQKTVETGADLCFATDPDCDRMGAGVRVGNDVRLISGNDMGILMLDYLCRNRLPVQGSLPPVVVKTIVTTEMARALCDKYGLELRNVLTGFKYIGEQIGLLEAEGQADRFLFGFEESYGYLSGTDVRDKDAVNAVLLLCDMAAGLKEQGLTLLDRLQELRAEFGLYVQRLLTYEYEGENGSRKMNSIMSALRAPLSHFSDVRLNSCTRIDYLNDDTGLPKSDVLSFALSSDEQFIVRPSGTEPKLKAYLFTRAASEAEAEANLDRLQELVDGLCK, from the coding sequence ATGACACTGATGGAAAAGTATGAATCCTGGATGAACTGTTCCGCGATGACGGAAGAGCTGCTGTCTGAGCTCAGGTCCATGGATCAGGATCAGATCAATGACAGTTTTTACAGGGATCTTGCCTTTGGCACCGGCGGCCTGCGGGGCGTGCTTGGCGCGGGTACAAACCGGATGAATCTCTTTACGGTCATGAAGGCCACACGCGGCCTTGCCCGTTACCTGCTGGATACCTTCAGCAATCCTTCCTGTGCTGTCAGCTGCGACAGCCGGATCCATTCCCGTGATTTTGCGGAGCTGACAGCCGCTGTTCTTGCCGAATGCGGCGTCAAAGTCTGGCTCTATCCCCGGCTTCAGCCAACGCCTATGCTCAGCTTTGCGGTACGCCATCTCTCCGCGTCCGCCGGCGTAATGGTCACTGCCTCTCATAATCCTGCCAAATTCAACGGATATAAGGTTTACGGAGCCGACGGCTGCCAGATTACGCTGGAGGCCGCTGATCTGATCCAGAAGAAGATCAGTGAACAGCCCGATCTTTCTGACAGCCTTCCCTCCTTTGAGAAGCATCTGGCAGCAGGTACAATCCGGTATATTAACGATGAGACCATAGAAGCCTATTATCAGGCTGTTCTCAGCCTGCGGGCCCGTCCGGCCTCCGAACATCTTCACGTGGTTTATTCACCCCTTAACGGCGCCGGAAATGTGCCTGTACGTGAAATATTGAAGCGTCTCGGCAATATCCGTGTCGATATCGTAACCGAGCAGGAACTGCCTGACGGACACTTCCCCACCTGCCCTTATCCGAATCCGGAAATCCGTGAGGCGATGAACCTCGCCATTCAGAAGACCGTTGAAACCGGGGCGGATCTGTGCTTCGCCACAGATCCGGACTGTGACCGTATGGGCGCAGGCGTCCGCGTTGGCAATGATGTCAGGCTGATCAGCGGCAATGATATGGGGATTCTCATGCTGGATTATCTCTGCCGCAACCGTCTTCCCGTTCAGGGCAGCCTTCCCCCTGTTGTGGTCAAAACCATTGTCACCACGGAAATGGCCCGTGCCCTGTGTGATAAATACGGCCTGGAACTGCGGAATGTGCTGACCGGTTTCAAATATATTGGCGAACAGATCGGCCTGCTGGAAGCGGAGGGCCAGGCGGATCGCTTCCTCTTCGGATTTGAGGAAAGCTACGGCTATCTTTCCGGTACGGATGTCCGGGACAAGGATGCCGTTAACGCGGTCCTGCTTCTCTGCGATATGGCCGCCGGGCTCAAGGAGCAGGGACTTACGCTCCTGGATCGTCTGCAAGAGCTGCGCGCGGAATTCGGCCTCTATGTCCAGCGCCTGCTGACCTATGAATATGAAGGCGAAAACGGCTCCAGGAAGATGAACAGCATCATGTCCGCGCTTCGTGCGCCCCTTTCGCACTTTTCAGATGTCCGTCTGAACAGCTGTACACGGATTGATTATCTGAATGATGACACAGGTCTTCCGAAGAGCGATGTCCTCTCCTTCGCGCTTTCGTCTGATGAACAGTTTATTGTCCGTCCCTCCGGTACGGAACCCAAGCTCAAGGCATACCTTTTTACAAGGGCAGCCTCTGAAGCGGAAGCGGAAGCAAACCTGGACCGCCTCCAGGAGCTTGTGGACGGTCTGTGTAAATAA
- the aepY gene encoding phosphonopyruvate decarboxylase — MHVSVLLDACQKACIDFFTGVPDSLLKALCNELYARYGTDSDSHVVAHNEGGAIALCAGHYLASGRPGLCYMQNSGLGNAVNPLASLMDPEVYALPCLLVVGWRGEPGVKDEPQHKKQGVVTLEQLDILGIPYRILSTDTSDEAFLCGFNELLAEMSRGKTAAIVVRKGALQSDCKPEYGNQYRMSRETAAGIILSASGPDDVFVSTTGKLSREIFELRESRGEDHSRDFLTVGSMGHAAMIALRIAVEKPGRKVWCLDGDGASLMHLGALPVIGKRLPSNLVHVIINNGAHETVGGMPVCGSSMNIPALASAAGYPSVFSADSEEALQSILKESLPGAAGPVLIEVRCACGSRSDLGRPTTTPVENRDAFMSFLQK; from the coding sequence ATGCATGTTTCTGTTCTTCTGGATGCCTGTCAGAAAGCCTGTATTGATTTCTTTACCGGCGTGCCGGATTCACTCCTGAAAGCACTTTGCAATGAGCTTTATGCCCGTTACGGCACAGACAGTGACAGTCATGTTGTCGCCCATAATGAGGGCGGAGCAATTGCTTTATGCGCCGGGCATTACCTGGCTTCCGGCCGTCCCGGTCTCTGTTATATGCAGAACAGCGGACTCGGCAATGCGGTTAATCCCCTGGCCTCCCTGATGGATCCTGAGGTTTATGCCCTTCCCTGCCTGCTGGTTGTGGGCTGGCGGGGGGAACCTGGTGTCAAGGATGAACCGCAGCATAAAAAGCAGGGCGTTGTGACCCTGGAACAACTGGACATCCTGGGCATTCCTTACAGGATTCTTTCTACCGATACTTCAGATGAAGCTTTCCTTTGCGGTTTCAATGAACTCCTTGCAGAGATGAGCCGCGGAAAAACCGCCGCCATTGTGGTCAGGAAAGGGGCGCTACAGTCCGACTGCAAACCGGAATACGGCAATCAATACCGGATGTCGCGGGAAACGGCAGCCGGAATCATTCTTTCTGCTTCCGGTCCTGATGACGTGTTTGTGTCCACAACGGGCAAACTTTCCCGTGAAATCTTTGAACTGCGTGAATCAAGGGGAGAAGATCATTCCCGTGATTTCCTGACCGTCGGTTCCATGGGGCATGCCGCGATGATTGCCTTGCGGATTGCTGTGGAAAAACCGGGGAGAAAAGTCTGGTGCCTGGATGGCGACGGTGCCAGCCTCATGCACCTGGGTGCCCTCCCGGTCATCGGAAAACGCCTTCCGTCCAATCTGGTTCACGTTATTATCAATAACGGCGCCCACGAGACCGTGGGAGGCATGCCTGTCTGCGGCAGCAGCATGAATATTCCTGCGCTGGCGTCGGCGGCCGGTTATCCATCAGTTTTTTCTGCGGATTCAGAAGAGGCCCTGCAGTCCATTCTGAAAGAGTCTCTACCCGGTGCGGCCGGACCTGTCCTCATTGAAGTCAGGTGTGCCTGCGGCTCTCGTTCGGATCTGGGACGTCCCACGACGACGCCTGTGGAGAACCGGGATGCTTTCATGAGCTTTCTGCAGAAATAG
- a CDS encoding CapA family protein produces MFRKIAALFLSVLLLLPACVRAEDELDIEEVIDLTEEESSTYQLDSNGNTIITVTCTGDFTIGGDNYHKKGKKFYSELEKNDNNINFTMANVRDIFKNDTMTLVNFEGTFTETKYVPDNKKGNSFLFNIAPSYVNVLTDNSVEAVSLENNHVMDHGQEGYEDTKDTLRNAGVVYSNSEEIGVFYVNGIQIAMLSYLCIDRYDKPQAGGYDNLYDKVAADIKSTKEKYPIVIVSFHWGREKDYSPTQNQIKMGRLAVDSGADLVIGHHSHRINPIELYNGVYICYSLGNFCFSGNDKPDDMNSYIFQTRFLVDKNTQEASNLGFRIIPIRITSIKDRNNYTPTPITDDMKKEGIINTLKDNGRKYLDYAVSDYPLDWKD; encoded by the coding sequence ATGTTCAGAAAAATAGCCGCGCTGTTTCTGTCCGTATTGCTGCTTCTGCCTGCCTGTGTCCGGGCTGAGGATGAACTGGATATTGAAGAAGTCATCGATCTTACCGAGGAGGAAAGCTCCACCTATCAGCTGGACAGCAACGGCAATACGATTATCACCGTTACCTGCACCGGGGATTTTACCATCGGCGGGGATAATTATCACAAAAAGGGCAAAAAGTTTTATTCCGAACTGGAGAAAAACGATAACAATATCAACTTCACCATGGCCAATGTCCGGGATATCTTTAAAAACGATACCATGACCCTGGTCAATTTTGAGGGTACCTTTACTGAAACGAAATACGTACCGGATAACAAAAAGGGAAACAGTTTCCTGTTCAACATTGCCCCTTCCTATGTGAATGTGCTGACAGATAATTCCGTTGAGGCGGTCAGCCTGGAAAACAACCATGTCATGGATCATGGCCAGGAAGGATACGAGGACACCAAGGATACACTCCGGAACGCCGGAGTTGTATACTCTAATTCAGAAGAAATCGGTGTCTTCTATGTCAACGGTATCCAGATCGCAATGCTGAGCTACCTTTGCATAGATCGTTACGATAAACCACAGGCTGGCGGATATGACAATCTGTATGACAAGGTGGCTGCAGACATAAAGTCAACCAAGGAAAAGTATCCCATCGTGATCGTATCGTTCCACTGGGGCCGTGAAAAGGACTACAGTCCCACCCAGAACCAGATCAAAATGGGCCGGCTTGCCGTAGACAGCGGCGCTGATCTCGTCATCGGCCATCATTCCCACCGCATCAATCCCATTGAGCTGTATAACGGCGTATATATCTGTTATTCCCTGGGCAATTTCTGTTTCTCCGGCAACGACAAGCCGGATGATATGAACTCTTATATTTTCCAGACCCGCTTCCTTGTGGATAAGAACACCCAGGAAGCCTCCAACCTCGGCTTCCGGATCATTCCGATCCGTATTACGTCCATTAAGGACCGGAACAACTACACGCCCACACCGATTACCGATGATATGAAGAAGGAAGGAATCATCAATACCCTGAAGGATAACGGCAGGAAATACCTGGATTATGCTGTTTCCGACTATCCTCTCGACTGGAAGGATTGA
- a CDS encoding aminotransferase class I/II-fold pyridoxal phosphate-dependent enzyme produces the protein MNYDQYLNSRIAAVPPSGIRRFFDLAASRKDAISLGVGEPDFKTPYLFRDAAINSLLDGETQYTGNRGLIELRNEISLYLSGRYNISYHPETEILVTIGASEAIDVALRALITEGDEVLVPDPSYVSYAPGVIFAGGVPVPVETRQEDDFRLKAEALEKKITPKSKLLILPYPNNPTGAIMEKEDLEAVARVIRDHDLLVISDEIYSELVYDGHTHTAFASVPGMMERTITINGFSKSFAMTGWRVGYACGPEEIITVMNKIHQYAIMCAPRQGQVAATAALRIGRENNYESVTAMRESYDRRRRLMVTAFREMGLECFEPYGAFYVFPSIQRTGLTSEEFCSELLKEKNVAAVPGNAFGISGEGHIRCCYATAVDKINVALERIADFVASRS, from the coding sequence GTGAACTACGACCAGTATCTGAACAGCAGGATTGCTGCTGTACCGCCCAGCGGTATCCGGCGTTTTTTTGATCTCGCCGCTTCCCGGAAGGATGCCATCTCCCTGGGTGTCGGTGAACCCGATTTTAAAACCCCGTATCTGTTCCGTGACGCTGCGATCAACTCCCTGCTTGACGGTGAAACCCAGTACACCGGGAACCGCGGCCTGATTGAGCTTCGCAATGAAATTTCCCTTTATCTGTCCGGCAGGTACAATATTTCCTATCATCCTGAAACTGAAATACTGGTCACCATCGGTGCTTCTGAAGCAATCGATGTGGCTTTGCGCGCCCTGATTACAGAAGGAGACGAAGTCCTGGTTCCCGATCCCAGCTATGTTTCCTATGCGCCCGGCGTTATTTTTGCCGGCGGCGTTCCCGTTCCGGTTGAAACCCGTCAGGAAGATGATTTCCGTCTGAAGGCTGAAGCGCTGGAGAAAAAAATCACCCCAAAGTCCAAGCTGCTGATCCTGCCTTATCCAAACAACCCGACCGGCGCCATCATGGAAAAGGAAGACCTGGAAGCTGTTGCCCGGGTTATCCGTGATCATGATCTGCTGGTCATTTCGGATGAAATCTATTCTGAGCTTGTTTACGACGGGCATACCCATACTGCCTTCGCTTCTGTGCCGGGCATGATGGAGCGGACGATTACAATCAACGGCTTCAGCAAATCCTTTGCCATGACGGGATGGCGGGTCGGCTATGCCTGCGGTCCGGAAGAGATCATCACGGTCATGAACAAGATTCATCAGTATGCCATCATGTGCGCGCCACGTCAGGGCCAGGTGGCTGCCACCGCCGCTCTCCGGATCGGCCGGGAAAACAATTATGAGTCCGTAACTGCCATGAGGGAAAGCTATGACCGCCGCCGCAGGCTGATGGTCACTGCTTTCAGGGAAATGGGGCTGGAATGCTTTGAGCCTTACGGTGCTTTCTATGTCTTCCCCTCTATCCAGCGCACCGGCCTGACCAGTGAGGAATTCTGTTCCGAGCTTCTGAAGGAAAAGAACGTCGCCGCTGTTCCCGGCAACGCTTTCGGTATTTCCGGAGAAGGCCATATTCGCTGCTGTTACGCGACAGCCGTTGATAAGATCAACGTTGCCCTGGAGCGGATTGCGGATTTTGTCGCTTCCCGTTCCTGA
- a CDS encoding Lrp/AsnC family transcriptional regulator: MTKLEASLLDILKEDCRIPLEKMAIMTGASLEEVASAIEDLENRKIILRYSPMINWDRTDRERVEAMIEVRVTPQRDMGFDAIARRIYRFDEVKSVYLMSGSYDLLVLVEARTLKELAAFVASKLSPLETVTGTATSFVLKRYKEEGVVFETDDADHRLVISP, translated from the coding sequence ATGACGAAACTCGAAGCATCCCTCCTTGATATTCTTAAGGAAGACTGCCGTATTCCCCTTGAAAAGATGGCCATTATGACCGGAGCCTCCCTGGAAGAGGTTGCATCTGCAATAGAAGATCTCGAAAACCGGAAGATTATTCTTCGTTACAGCCCCATGATCAACTGGGACCGTACTGATCGTGAACGTGTGGAAGCTATGATCGAAGTGCGTGTCACGCCCCAGCGAGACATGGGTTTTGACGCGATCGCCCGCCGGATTTATCGCTTTGATGAGGTCAAAAGCGTGTACCTGATGTCCGGTTCCTACGATCTTCTCGTTCTTGTGGAAGCCCGTACACTGAAGGAGCTGGCGGCCTTTGTCGCTTCCAAGCTTTCCCCGCTTGAAACGGTCACCGGCACGGCGACCAGCTTTGTGCTGAAAAGATATAAAGAAGAAGGCGTCGTTTTCGAAACCGATGATGCCGATCACAGGCTGGTGATCTCACCGTGA
- a CDS encoding alpha/beta hydrolase: protein MAGDFNEEYLVQAGSSYSRVINGTVLPWLESRGSVSVVPGFENRPLYCVSYQAEHPVGTVFIVHGFTENALKYSELIFSLLHQGFSVVAYDQRGHGRSWRADGIPDISVTHVDHFSEYVEDLQIIYDTYRKSMPSPCFLFAHSMGGAVASLFLERGNHDVAGAVFSSPMIAPYIRSVPVPVASALSSIASFMGRGKHCPFFMKPYSGPEDFSTSCATDPDRFSWYDDVKAARTEFRNSVPSYRWSYEAIHVTEQILAPGAPERIACPVILFSAETDFSVEREPQQAFIGRVRNGQFVSVPGSRHEIYRSVNDVLFPWWNQVITFLKANCHHS from the coding sequence ATGGCGGGCGATTTCAACGAGGAATATCTTGTTCAGGCCGGTTCATCCTACAGCCGGGTCATAAACGGAACCGTCCTGCCCTGGCTTGAGTCCAGGGGCAGTGTTTCTGTCGTTCCCGGCTTTGAAAACCGGCCCCTGTACTGCGTTTCTTACCAGGCGGAGCATCCTGTCGGCACGGTTTTCATTGTCCATGGTTTTACTGAAAACGCGCTGAAATATTCTGAATTGATCTTTTCCCTGCTGCATCAGGGCTTTTCTGTCGTGGCTTATGACCAGCGCGGTCATGGTCGTTCCTGGAGGGCGGACGGGATTCCGGATATTTCTGTAACCCATGTGGATCATTTTTCGGAATATGTGGAAGATCTGCAGATCATATATGATACATACAGGAAGAGTATGCCTTCTCCCTGTTTCCTGTTTGCGCATTCTATGGGCGGCGCCGTTGCGTCTCTCTTCCTGGAGCGTGGAAATCATGACGTCGCAGGCGCTGTTTTTTCATCTCCGATGATTGCGCCATATATCCGCTCCGTTCCTGTTCCGGTGGCTTCCGCGCTTTCCTCCATAGCTTCTTTTATGGGCCGCGGCAAACACTGTCCTTTCTTCATGAAACCTTATTCCGGGCCGGAGGACTTCAGCACTTCCTGCGCCACTGATCCGGACCGTTTCTCCTGGTATGATGATGTCAAAGCTGCCCGCACTGAATTCAGGAACAGCGTCCCGTCCTATCGCTGGTCCTATGAAGCCATTCATGTTACGGAACAGATCCTGGCTCCGGGGGCGCCTGAACGCATTGCCTGTCCGGTCATCCTTTTCTCTGCGGAAACAGACTTCAGCGTGGAGCGTGAACCTCAGCAGGCCTTTATCGGCAGGGTCAGAAACGGACAGTTTGTATCTGTTCCAGGCTCCCGCCATGAAATCTACCGTTCTGTCAATGACGTCCTGTTCCCCTGGTGGAATCAGGTTATCACATTCCTGAAGGCAAACTGTCATCACTCTTAA
- a CDS encoding rod shape-determining protein RodA, protein MTITENRHARAHVDGVLIALVFAMALFGIVAVCVATYSPNSAEDASFLNHVIESSYAMKQCLFVLMAPLVIGVIMAFPYDILRRRAEWFYWAAFILLSVTTIFNRAQGVKAWLDTLWGYTIQPSEFMKLAMILVLAKNFSRQDSPMSDSKSFIHIFMIVIIPGVVILLQGETGSLLVIIFMFAVMMYFANVSLKTLSILAALAILGVLAIYGYMTLTHSTDYRLARIAGWLNPEVYSSSDAYQQTMSKMTIGSGGLTGNGMFVTGAISQLNYVPADWTDFIYSTIGETWGFVGCVAVLVGYVLILLRMLYLAWFTRDKFGRMIIIGVLGMLLFHVLENIAMTLGLMPITGIPLPFLSYGGSNMMTNMGGVGLVLNATRNRSLNVSVSTPQTFYNPYRIHKRFKTKSY, encoded by the coding sequence TTGACGATCACTGAAAACCGTCATGCCCGTGCACATGTGGACGGTGTTCTGATCGCGCTTGTTTTTGCCATGGCTCTTTTCGGAATCGTTGCTGTCTGTGTTGCTACCTATTCTCCCAATTCCGCTGAAGACGCATCGTTCCTGAATCATGTTATTGAGTCTTCCTACGCGATGAAGCAGTGCCTTTTCGTCCTGATGGCTCCCCTTGTCATCGGCGTAATTATGGCCTTCCCTTACGATATCCTCAGACGCCGTGCGGAATGGTTCTACTGGGCGGCTTTTATCCTGCTGTCTGTCACTACGATTTTTAACCGGGCCCAGGGCGTTAAAGCCTGGCTTGATACCTTGTGGGGCTACACCATTCAGCCTTCGGAATTCATGAAGCTGGCTATGATCCTGGTGCTTGCCAAAAACTTCTCCAGGCAGGACAGTCCCATGTCCGATTCCAAGTCCTTTATTCATATCTTCATGATCGTCATCATTCCCGGCGTTGTGATCCTGCTTCAGGGTGAAACAGGCTCCCTGCTCGTTATTATCTTCATGTTTGCCGTGATGATGTATTTCGCGAATGTTTCCCTGAAGACGCTTTCGATTCTCGCTGCCCTTGCCATCCTGGGGGTTCTGGCGATCTACGGATATATGACCCTTACCCATTCAACAGACTATCGTCTTGCCCGGATTGCCGGCTGGCTGAATCCTGAAGTGTATTCTTCTTCCGATGCTTACCAGCAAACCATGTCCAAAATGACCATCGGATCCGGCGGGCTGACAGGAAACGGCATGTTCGTTACCGGCGCCATTTCCCAGCTGAACTACGTGCCGGCGGACTGGACGGATTTCATTTATTCCACCATCGGTGAAACCTGGGGCTTTGTAGGCTGTGTGGCGGTTCTTGTCGGATATGTGCTGATCCTGCTCCGTATGCTTTACCTGGCCTGGTTTACCCGGGATAAATTCGGCCGGATGATCATTATCGGTGTTCTGGGCATGCTTCTTTTCCATGTGCTCGAAAATATTGCCATGACCCTGGGTCTCATGCCGATTACCGGTATTCCGCTGCCTTTCCTGTCCTATGGCGGATCCAATATGATGACAAATATGGGCGGTGTAGGCCTGGTGCTGAATGCGACCCGGAATCGTTCCCTGAACGTTTCTGTCAGCACTCCCCAGACATTCTATAATCCTTATCGTATCCACAAACGCTTTAAGACAAAATCCTACTGA
- the minD gene encoding septum site-determining protein MinD: MSHCYAVASGKGGVGKSTVTANLAAALAHAGNRVVIVDADIGLRSQDALLGMENRIVYDLIDLANGDCSADQAVLESEAVPSLYLLPAAQFARAKNLDPKKLTKIISALRSAYDYVFIDCPAGIERGLRNVLNAGVDEVLLIVTPDDISVRSGERAVQVMEAKKLSRPCLIVNRLDADLVRSREMMSARTVAEVMDLSLLGEIPEDPVVSRAMLRHSLFIAYDCEARNAILRIASRLRGGAPSFPMYGCKKQSFLQRIFSRSVKEVIPLDDH; the protein is encoded by the coding sequence ATGTCTCATTGTTATGCTGTTGCTTCCGGAAAAGGCGGCGTCGGCAAGTCTACCGTCACCGCAAACCTCGCTGCAGCCCTTGCCCATGCCGGAAACCGGGTTGTAATTGTGGACGCCGATATCGGCCTGCGCTCACAGGACGCGCTGCTCGGCATGGAAAACCGGATTGTTTATGATCTCATCGATCTGGCCAACGGGGACTGCAGTGCAGATCAGGCCGTCCTTGAAAGCGAAGCTGTTCCTTCCCTCTATCTTCTTCCGGCAGCGCAGTTTGCGCGTGCAAAAAACCTGGATCCTAAAAAACTCACAAAGATCATCAGTGCCCTTCGTTCAGCCTATGATTATGTGTTTATAGACTGTCCGGCCGGGATCGAACGCGGACTGCGCAATGTCCTCAATGCCGGCGTGGATGAAGTACTGCTCATTGTCACGCCGGATGATATTTCTGTCAGGAGCGGAGAAAGGGCTGTCCAGGTCATGGAAGCCAAAAAGCTCAGCAGGCCCTGCCTGATTGTCAACCGGCTGGATGCTGATCTGGTTCGTTCCCGTGAAATGATGTCTGCCCGTACGGTCGCTGAAGTAATGGATCTGTCCCTGCTTGGAGAGATTCCGGAAGATCCTGTGGTCAGCCGTGCGATGCTGCGTCATTCCCTTTTTATTGCTTACGACTGTGAAGCCCGGAATGCAATCCTTCGGATCGCATCCCGCCTTCGGGGCGGTGCTCCGTCTTTTCCCATGTACGGCTGCAAAAAACAATCTTTCCTGCAGCGTATTTTCTCCCGTTCTGTCAAGGAGGTGATTCCGCTTGACGATCACTGA